The following coding sequences are from one Haliotis asinina isolate JCU_RB_2024 chromosome 3, JCU_Hal_asi_v2, whole genome shotgun sequence window:
- the LOC137277715 gene encoding large ribosomal subunit protein eL36-like — translation MGLRYEMAIGRSKGHRVTKIEGGRKVRPTRRKGRMTKKTKFIRDLVREVVGFAPYEKRCQELLKISKDKRALKFCKRRLGSHIRAKRKREEMTQILHKQRKAQQSAK, via the exons ATGGGGCTCCGCTATGAAATGGCCATTGGCCGGTCTAAGGGCCACCGTGTCACCAAAATAGAAGGTGGCAGGAAAGTAAGACCAACCAGAAGGAAGGGG CGTATGACAAAGAAGACAAAGTTCATCCGGGACCTTGTGAGAGAAGTTGTTGGCTTTGCCCCTTATGAAAAACGATGCCAGGAGTTGCTTAAGATCTCCAAGGATAAGAGAGCACTCAAATTCTGCAAACGTAGG CTAGGGTCTCATATCCGTGCCAAGAGGAAGAGGGAAGAAATGACCCAGATCCTCCACAAACAGAGAAAGGCACAACAGTCTGCAAAGTAA